A genomic segment from Nodularia sphaerocarpa UHCC 0038 encodes:
- the tyrA gene encoding bifunctional chorismate mutase/prephenate dehydrogenase, with protein MIPEQLKKSHQKLPPESVSVNHSRNRKITIIGGLGRMGKLFREQLSAVGNSVSILEQEDWMYADKLLTQAELVLVSVPIARTIEVIKRASQYLSPNTALCDITSIKTHSTQAMLEHHSGPVMGLHPMFGPDIKSFWGQKVVVCPGRKDDAFQWLLNLIKNQGGELITCTPEEHDKMMVIVQATQHFSRFSLGVFLTQSEIDIERSLSMSTPSYRQEIEIVQRLFAQNPNLCIDIILATEERSQAINSLANTYSRLAMLVSKKDRSALIKEFEKAQEFLGAKNNYLVQSIQNFSSKENQRDFQPQLNTDAQR; from the coding sequence ATGATCCCAGAACAGCTTAAAAAAAGCCATCAAAAACTCCCGCCTGAGTCTGTGTCAGTAAATCATAGTCGAAACCGAAAGATTACGATTATCGGTGGACTTGGGCGGATGGGAAAATTATTTAGAGAGCAACTTTCGGCTGTAGGGAACAGCGTTAGTATTCTCGAACAAGAGGATTGGATGTATGCAGATAAACTGTTAACTCAGGCAGAATTAGTCTTAGTTAGTGTTCCCATTGCACGGACTATTGAGGTGATTAAACGTGCATCTCAATACCTGTCTCCAAATACAGCATTGTGCGATATTACCAGTATCAAAACTCATTCTACTCAAGCCATGCTGGAACATCATTCAGGCCCCGTAATGGGATTACATCCGATGTTTGGGCCAGATATCAAATCCTTTTGGGGACAAAAAGTAGTAGTATGCCCAGGTAGAAAAGATGATGCATTTCAATGGTTATTAAACTTAATTAAAAATCAGGGAGGAGAACTCATCACCTGCACTCCAGAAGAACATGATAAAATGATGGTAATTGTGCAAGCAACGCAGCATTTTTCTAGATTTAGTCTTGGTGTGTTCTTGACACAATCTGAAATTGATATAGAACGTAGTTTATCTATGTCAACACCTAGCTATCGTCAAGAAATTGAAATTGTCCAGCGTTTGTTTGCCCAAAACCCTAACTTATGCATTGATATAATCCTCGCCACAGAAGAGCGAAGTCAAGCAATTAACTCTTTAGCTAATACCTACAGCCGCTTGGCAATGCTAGTGTCAAAAAAAGACCGAAGTGCATTAATCAAAGAATTTGAAAAAGCTCAAGAATTTCTGGGAGCAAAAAATAACTATTTAGTACAATCCATACAAAATTTTTCCTCAAAAGAGAATCAAAGAGATTTTCAACCACAGCTAAACACAGATGCACAACGATAA
- a CDS encoding EboA family metabolite traffic protein, giving the protein MSAVIHLKQTSITSLLRHWVSQKVTSEALSWLDEKREQIRSGNLGREFFTSFSGVSRYLGKQQLELNPKDLKAAAVMEVGWCPGHWSVDQAARTLLVLALPQDDREKYLHALEQVFTTADMGELITLYQALPLLPYPEQLQKRAAEGVRSNMVAVFEAIALRNPYPAQYLNTLAWNQMVLKALFVGSPLHLIQNLGIRANPDLAKMLIQYAHERQSANRPVPLELWQLVEQFAHNS; this is encoded by the coding sequence ATGTCTGCTGTAATTCATTTAAAGCAAACCAGTATTACTAGCTTACTCCGGCATTGGGTATCACAAAAAGTTACTTCAGAAGCGCTGAGTTGGCTAGATGAAAAAAGAGAGCAAATTAGAAGCGGTAATCTGGGACGCGAGTTTTTTACATCCTTCAGTGGGGTATCCCGTTATCTAGGTAAACAGCAGCTAGAGCTTAATCCAAAAGACTTAAAAGCCGCCGCAGTCATGGAAGTTGGCTGGTGTCCTGGTCATTGGAGCGTAGATCAAGCCGCGCGGACATTATTAGTATTGGCTCTCCCGCAAGATGATCGAGAAAAATATTTACACGCCCTAGAGCAAGTATTTACAACTGCTGACATGGGAGAATTAATAACACTGTATCAAGCTTTACCTCTGTTACCTTACCCAGAACAATTACAAAAACGGGCGGCTGAGGGAGTTCGCAGTAATATGGTTGCAGTTTTTGAGGCGATCGCCTTACGAAATCCCTACCCAGCCCAGTATCTTAACACACTAGCATGGAACCAAATGGTGTTAAAAGCCCTATTTGTCGGCAGTCCGCTACATTTAATTCAGAATCTTGGTATTCGTGCTAACCCCGACTTAGCAAAGATGTTAATTCAATATGCCCACGAACGCCAGAGCGCTAACCGTCCAGTCCCCCTCGAACTTTGGCAATTAGTAGAGCAATTTGCCCATAATTCGTAA
- the scyF gene encoding scytonemin biosynthesis PEP-CTERM protein ScyF (ScyF is a conserved protein in biosynthesis systems for the scytonemin, a Trp-derived cyanobacterial natural sunscreen, although it is not absolutely required.), protein MTLVKQLSIALASAGFMTLAAINTAEALSLKYETSIGRPATFTDGDFPGVPGVITVPQGIGVQDSTGNIFVSNGRGIDRVDVFDSEGNYIKGIGSTGSGPGQFDEPADLRFNPITGDMHVGDVFNSRINVFDAEGNYKTSYASFSGPVEDRFFFGPGGMDFDASGNLYVSDFSADIIKVYNPEGEQIKTIGSPGSEPGQFLGPGGLIISDTTGRIYVNDQYNGRIQVLDSDGDFLFAFGSTGSEPGQFKEPIGIDLDEYENIYVADSQNSRVQVFDKDGNFLTTFGGPTLNASGEVVPPPIPRALGGTTPYGDPIDLEPGKFNWTAGLHYDDGKVYVGDFFQGRIQVLSVERAAKVPEPASILGLGIFGIGASVVQLRKNRQKKSLICLGRKSEITSV, encoded by the coding sequence ATGACATTAGTCAAACAACTCTCAATCGCCCTTGCTAGCGCTGGATTTATGACACTAGCAGCAATAAATACAGCCGAAGCCTTAAGTTTAAAATACGAAACGAGTATAGGTAGACCTGCTACCTTTACCGATGGTGATTTTCCTGGTGTTCCCGGAGTAATAACTGTTCCCCAAGGCATAGGAGTACAAGACTCTACTGGGAACATCTTCGTCAGTAATGGTCGAGGTATTGACCGCGTTGATGTCTTCGATAGCGAAGGCAACTATATTAAAGGCATTGGTAGCACAGGTTCAGGTCCTGGACAGTTCGACGAACCAGCCGACCTCAGATTTAACCCCATCACCGGAGATATGCACGTAGGTGATGTTTTCAACAGCCGAATTAACGTATTCGATGCCGAAGGTAACTATAAAACATCCTATGCTTCCTTTAGTGGACCAGTAGAAGATAGATTCTTCTTTGGACCTGGAGGAATGGACTTTGATGCATCTGGTAACTTATATGTGAGTGACTTTAGCGCTGACATTATCAAAGTATATAATCCAGAAGGCGAACAAATTAAAACCATTGGCAGTCCTGGTAGTGAACCCGGTCAATTTTTAGGGCCAGGAGGTTTAATTATCTCCGACACAACTGGTAGAATTTATGTTAACGACCAGTACAATGGACGCATTCAAGTTTTAGACTCAGATGGTGATTTTCTCTTTGCCTTTGGCTCTACTGGCTCAGAACCCGGACAATTTAAAGAGCCAATCGGCATTGATTTGGACGAATACGAAAATATTTATGTCGCAGATTCTCAAAATAGCCGCGTTCAAGTCTTCGACAAAGACGGTAACTTCTTAACTACCTTTGGCGGACCAACCCTCAACGCCTCTGGTGAAGTTGTACCACCACCGATACCTAGAGCTTTAGGCGGAACAACTCCCTATGGCGACCCCATCGACCTTGAACCAGGCAAATTTAACTGGACTGCTGGCTTACACTACGACGATGGTAAAGTTTATGTCGGCGATTTTTTCCAAGGTCGTATTCAAGTCTTATCAGTAGAACGGGCTGCTAAAGTACCTGAACCTGCTTCAATCTTAGGTCTGGGAATATTCGGTATTGGGGCTAGTGTTGTGCAGTTGCGGAAAAATAGGCAGAAAAAAAGTCTCATCTGTTTAGGGAGAAAATCTGAAATCACTTCTGTTTAA
- a CDS encoding ScyD/ScyE family protein, producing the protein MKIKQITITLVSLCITALSGIKAAEAASFTVIADNLNNPGGLSFSNDGKLYITESGTGGNGACVPPASGEGDPLCYGSNGVVSVIDNGEIKPVLTDLPSLALPDGQRAAGPRDIQFDATGQPYVLLGYGTNPTYRESLGETGLGTIIVPDFESNSWRSIADISNYELVNNPDGDDLNSNPLKILIDGNQLVTVDSAANDLLRVNTDGSDLQALTVLPTQTLTNPVFPPSLTPSNEPEQVPTQTEAPPLEVSIQSVPTGIAKGLDGAYYISEYTGFPFPEGGANIYRLGDDGIPTIYAEGFTQLMDLEFDQDGNLYALQYANESGWKGNQDGALIKIAPDGDRTTILSGNGLESPSALTISPDGAVYIANRGDRPGEGQIIRIDHIQSVPEPNSALGVLTLSALGFIWLRKSNRRKPLHQV; encoded by the coding sequence ATGAAAATCAAGCAGATTACTATTACCCTTGTTAGTCTTTGTATCACTGCCTTATCGGGAATAAAAGCAGCAGAAGCAGCATCCTTTACAGTCATCGCCGATAATCTGAATAATCCAGGTGGTCTTAGTTTTAGCAACGACGGTAAACTATATATAACAGAAAGTGGAACAGGAGGAAATGGTGCTTGCGTTCCACCAGCAAGCGGCGAAGGCGATCCGTTATGCTATGGAAGCAATGGTGTAGTCAGCGTCATTGACAACGGTGAAATTAAGCCTGTACTCACAGATTTACCTTCTTTAGCATTACCAGATGGTCAAAGAGCAGCAGGTCCCCGCGATATTCAATTTGATGCTACCGGTCAGCCTTATGTACTGCTGGGGTATGGAACTAATCCCACCTATCGAGAGAGTTTGGGTGAAACTGGCCTAGGAACAATCATCGTTCCTGATTTTGAGAGCAATTCCTGGAGGAGTATTGCAGATATATCTAACTATGAACTCGTTAACAATCCGGATGGCGATGATCTGAATAGCAATCCCTTAAAAATTTTAATAGATGGTAATCAACTTGTGACAGTTGATTCAGCCGCTAATGATTTATTACGTGTTAATACAGATGGGTCGGATTTGCAAGCTTTGACCGTACTTCCCACACAAACATTAACGAATCCAGTCTTTCCACCTTCGTTGACCCCATCGAATGAACCGGAACAAGTTCCCACTCAGACTGAAGCACCACCATTAGAGGTGAGTATTCAATCAGTCCCAACAGGTATAGCTAAAGGACTAGATGGAGCCTACTATATCAGTGAATATACAGGGTTTCCATTTCCAGAAGGAGGAGCAAACATCTATCGCCTTGGTGATGATGGTATACCAACAATTTATGCAGAGGGTTTTACCCAACTGATGGACTTGGAATTTGATCAAGATGGTAATTTGTATGCTTTGCAGTATGCTAACGAGTCAGGCTGGAAAGGTAATCAAGATGGTGCTTTGATTAAAATCGCTCCCGATGGCGATCGCACCACGATTCTCAGTGGTAACGGATTAGAATCGCCTAGTGCCTTGACAATTAGTCCAGATGGTGCTGTGTATATAGCCAACCGAGGCGATCGCCCAGGAGAAGGACAAATTATCCGCATTGATCATATCCAGTCTGTTCCTGAACCTAACTCTGCATTAGGTGTATTAACTCTCAGCGCTTTAGGTTTTATTTGGTTGCGAAAGAGTAACCGCCGCAAACCCCTTCATCAAGTCTGA
- a CDS encoding DsbA family oxidoreductase, whose translation MLIDIFHDTVCPWCRIGKKHLFDALAQWEGEAVNIRWHPFLLDNTIPPEGYEFRSFMKERKGISSAQLQQMFDYTRQAGEVAGVQLNFDKIRLAVNTQLAHILINIAPAEISNNIVESIYQAYFEDGLNLGDIEVLVAIGKNYQMDENNLRLKLTDNNAVEAVIAESTFARLNGINSVPTFMFNNKVKVDGSQSINVFVRALNRAKFIEVLTKQW comes from the coding sequence ATGCTGATTGACATCTTTCACGATACTGTTTGTCCCTGGTGCAGAATTGGAAAAAAACACCTTTTTGATGCACTTGCACAATGGGAAGGAGAAGCAGTAAATATTCGCTGGCATCCTTTTTTACTAGATAATACCATTCCTCCAGAGGGATATGAATTTCGCAGCTTCATGAAAGAAAGAAAAGGAATTAGTTCAGCACAACTCCAGCAAATGTTTGATTATACACGACAGGCAGGTGAAGTAGCTGGAGTGCAGCTAAACTTTGATAAAATTCGTTTAGCTGTGAATACTCAACTTGCTCATATCCTGATTAACATTGCACCAGCAGAAATCAGTAATAACATTGTAGAATCCATTTATCAAGCTTACTTTGAAGACGGGTTGAACCTCGGTGATATTGAAGTTTTGGTTGCCATTGGGAAAAACTACCAAATGGATGAGAATAATTTACGACTGAAATTAACTGATAATAATGCGGTTGAGGCAGTGATAGCTGAATCGACATTTGCTCGGTTAAATGGTATTAATAGCGTGCCGACTTTCATGTTTAACAACAAAGTCAAAGTAGACGGTTCTCAGTCAATAAATGTATTTGTTCGCGCCTTAAATCGGGCTAAATTTATAGAAGTATTAACAAAACAATGGTAA
- a CDS encoding TatD family hydrolase encodes MFIDPHIHMSSRTTDDYQRMRESGIVAVIEPAFWLGQPRTNIGSFQDYFSSLVGWERFRAAQFGIKHYCTIGLNSKEANNEALAEQVMELLPLYACKEGVVAIGEIGYDDMTPAEDKYFRLQLELAKELNMLVMIHTPHRDKKAGTGRSMDVCIEHGLAPSQVIVDHNNEETVEEVLERGFWAAFTIYPHTKMGNARMVEIVRHYGTNRIIVDSSADWGVSDPLAVPKTAQLMLERGISPEDVRAVCYQNALAAYSQSGQIKESHWLNPQPIDQRQTFNDNSVLRGQEPLIETSREYALIE; translated from the coding sequence ATGTTTATTGATCCCCACATTCATATGAGTTCGCGCACAACCGACGATTATCAAAGAATGCGCGAATCAGGTATAGTTGCAGTCATTGAACCAGCCTTTTGGTTAGGACAACCCCGCACCAATATTGGTTCATTCCAGGATTATTTCAGCAGCTTAGTAGGTTGGGAGAGATTCCGGGCGGCACAGTTTGGCATTAAGCATTACTGCACAATAGGGTTAAACTCCAAAGAAGCCAATAACGAAGCCCTAGCAGAACAAGTCATGGAACTATTGCCCCTGTATGCTTGTAAAGAAGGTGTAGTGGCGATCGGTGAAATTGGCTACGATGACATGACCCCAGCCGAAGATAAATACTTCCGTCTCCAACTAGAACTAGCCAAAGAACTGAATATGTTAGTGATGATTCATACACCCCACCGCGACAAAAAAGCGGGTACAGGTCGCAGTATGGATGTCTGTATTGAACATGGTTTAGCTCCATCCCAGGTAATCGTAGACCATAACAACGAAGAAACAGTAGAAGAAGTCTTAGAACGGGGCTTTTGGGCAGCATTCACAATATACCCCCACACAAAAATGGGGAACGCCCGCATGGTAGAAATTGTCCGTCATTATGGCACTAATCGCATCATCGTAGACAGTAGTGCAGATTGGGGAGTCAGTGATCCTTTAGCCGTACCCAAAACCGCCCAACTAATGCTAGAAAGGGGAATTTCCCCAGAAGATGTGAGAGCAGTGTGTTATCAAAATGCCCTTGCAGCTTACAGCCAAAGTGGACAAATCAAAGAATCCCATTGGCTAAATCCCCAACCCATAGATCAGAGACAAACTTTCAACGATAACTCCGTATTACGCGGACAAGAACCACTAATAGAAACCAGCCGTGAATACGCACTAATAGAGTAA
- the eboC gene encoding UbiA-like protein EboC (EboC, a homolog the polyprenyltransferase UbiA, belongs to system of proteins involved in the trafficking of precursor metabolites to an extracytoplasmic compartment so that the biosynthesis of certain natural products, such as scytonemin, can be completed.), which produces MNTAILKPHRLWAYLQLMRPANIVTAWADILAGFAASQYIINNPTSGWQINLIPLAWLLLATTGLYGGGIVFNDVFDTELDTQERPERPIPSGRASQGVATLLGSWLLSIGIVAASQISWLSTILALSIALAALCYNAFGKHHQIFGPINMGICRGGNLLLGVSVVPATVGEYWFLALIPIVYIAAITLLSRGEVHGAKVSTGVIALLLIIIVIIMLLGLGLLTNYQIFTALPFLIFFTMQVLLPFIKAVHEPTPEQIRFAVKAGILSLIILDTSIVAGFAGWTSGLIALSLLPISIKLAQIFAVT; this is translated from the coding sequence ATGAACACCGCAATATTAAAACCCCATCGCCTGTGGGCATATTTACAATTAATGCGCCCAGCCAACATAGTAACAGCCTGGGCAGATATCCTAGCTGGCTTTGCCGCATCCCAGTATATTATCAACAATCCCACTAGCGGATGGCAGATAAATCTCATCCCCCTAGCATGGTTACTACTCGCCACCACAGGCTTATATGGCGGAGGTATCGTATTTAATGATGTATTTGACACAGAACTAGACACTCAAGAACGACCAGAAAGACCGATACCCAGTGGTAGAGCATCTCAGGGAGTCGCCACCTTACTAGGAAGTTGGCTATTGAGTATAGGTATAGTAGCAGCCTCTCAAATCTCTTGGTTAAGCACCATTCTAGCTTTGAGCATCGCCCTAGCAGCCTTATGTTATAACGCCTTCGGGAAACATCATCAAATTTTCGGCCCAATAAACATGGGAATTTGTCGTGGAGGTAACTTATTGTTAGGCGTGAGTGTCGTACCGGCGACAGTAGGAGAATATTGGTTTTTAGCCTTAATTCCCATAGTTTACATTGCAGCCATCACCCTTCTCAGTCGAGGCGAAGTACATGGAGCCAAAGTCAGTACAGGGGTAATAGCCCTATTACTGATAATCATAGTTATCATCATGCTTTTAGGACTGGGACTATTAACAAACTATCAAATCTTCACAGCATTACCATTTCTGATATTCTTCACAATGCAGGTATTATTACCTTTTATCAAAGCTGTACACGAACCCACCCCAGAACAGATCCGCTTCGCAGTTAAAGCAGGCATACTATCACTAATCATCTTAGATACTAGCATAGTTGCGGGATTTGCTGGTTGGACATCAGGGCTAATAGCCTTAAGCCTGCTGCCGATTTCCATAAAACTAGCACAAATCTTTGCAGTAACCTAA
- the scyC gene encoding scytonemin biosynthesis cyclase/decarboxylase ScyC (ScyC, an enzyme in the biosynthesis pathway for the cyanobacterial natural sunscreen scytonemin, performs a cyclization and decarboxylation on the compound ScyA produces.), translated as MEKNSFATSTYIATSPETAFEYLCSLKNLDEWTLFSRMIEQIDEDTWLGTASGYHKNLYYHVKKLENPLFYGIEWHCGFEYNNYFQVYPVLLFPPSYIDPETDEKGVYFHWLSFVDPKRQTPMIMQGIHTVHTSETRSLKAILERQAGRSTAAKGRHFIDTDTIYVDAPMDIGVKYLSDLKNMDEWAHLVRPFGEITSQSGEFRDEYDQKLKISLRLHTLSKYNLLEQENFYPDYGFYQRSVALLIPTAYAFADPEASGFILHRITFWKTDQVLAHGKLQIEDFGAESMNIKRMLEAKAGNLKSFDLGMSYVPKTQNSLVTNH; from the coding sequence ATGGAAAAAAATTCATTTGCAACCTCAACTTATATCGCCACCTCACCCGAAACTGCTTTTGAGTATCTTTGCAGTTTAAAAAACTTAGACGAATGGACGCTTTTTAGCCGGATGATTGAGCAAATTGATGAAGATACTTGGCTGGGAACAGCATCAGGTTATCATAAAAATCTCTACTATCATGTTAAAAAGCTAGAAAATCCGCTTTTTTATGGCATTGAATGGCACTGCGGATTTGAGTATAATAACTACTTCCAAGTCTATCCAGTTTTACTGTTTCCTCCCAGCTACATTGATCCAGAAACAGACGAAAAAGGTGTGTACTTCCATTGGTTAAGCTTTGTCGATCCCAAACGACAAACTCCGATGATTATGCAGGGGATTCACACTGTACATACTTCCGAGACTCGTTCTCTCAAAGCCATTTTAGAACGCCAAGCCGGACGTAGTACAGCAGCTAAAGGTCGCCACTTTATCGATACCGATACCATTTATGTTGATGCGCCAATGGATATCGGAGTCAAGTATTTGTCAGACTTGAAGAATATGGATGAGTGGGCGCACTTAGTCAGACCATTTGGCGAAATTACTTCCCAATCAGGTGAATTCAGAGATGAATATGATCAAAAGCTAAAAATTTCTCTGAGACTACATACTTTGAGCAAATACAACTTGCTTGAACAAGAAAACTTTTATCCAGACTACGGATTTTATCAGCGTTCCGTCGCCCTACTCATCCCTACAGCTTACGCATTCGCTGATCCTGAAGCTTCTGGCTTCATATTGCATCGCATCACATTTTGGAAAACAGATCAAGTCCTCGCCCACGGAAAACTGCAAATAGAAGATTTTGGAGCCGAAAGCATGAACATTAAAAGGATGTTAGAAGCCAAAGCCGGAAACCTTAAATCCTTCGACTTAGGAATGAGTTACGTACCAAAAACTCAAAACTCCCTAGTAACCAATCACTAA
- a CDS encoding ScyD/ScyE family protein, with amino-acid sequence MKLKSFTLTFLTLCIATVATTKAASAATLSVIADGLNNPRNFDFAPDGSIYLTESGSGGDGKDGSCVPSPSAQYIPLCSGDTASLLKITPDGKTETVIPNLPSLALTPFGEQAAGPADFKFDSQGNAYLLYGYAGNPNTREDPLNAPLLGQLYQVDLETKSLTSIADFADYEFQNNPDGSDVISNPYAFTILDDIAYVVDGGGNTIYSVGLDGSGIQNVAKFPEKLISADQLEFPTLPEGIVDPTGGAELPPGFTSASNGLPVSNQSVPTGIAIAPDGSLTVSEFTYFPYPEGEARIHKVNPDDLSIETLADGFTQLTGVAYDPEGNLYALQHLDQSEWKAIEQGGNIIGDVGGSVIKIAPNGDRTTIWSGDGLELASGLTFGPDGNLYTSNNSRLSGTGQLIKIDLSAKKVPEPTTVLGLIAAAAFSTTSLAKRKRKFSH; translated from the coding sequence ATGAAACTCAAGTCATTTACTCTGACTTTTTTAACTCTTTGTATTGCCACTGTAGCTACTACCAAAGCAGCATCAGCCGCCACTCTATCAGTAATTGCCGACGGTCTGAATAATCCGCGAAATTTTGACTTTGCTCCTGACGGCAGTATTTATTTAACAGAGAGTGGTTCCGGGGGCGATGGAAAAGACGGAAGTTGTGTACCATCACCTAGCGCCCAATATATACCTTTATGTTCTGGTGATACTGCTTCCCTGCTCAAAATTACTCCAGACGGGAAAACAGAAACCGTCATCCCGAATCTCCCATCTTTAGCATTAACTCCTTTTGGAGAACAAGCGGCTGGTCCTGCGGACTTTAAATTTGATTCCCAAGGCAACGCGTATCTTTTATACGGCTATGCGGGGAATCCCAACACGCGAGAAGATCCATTAAACGCCCCCTTACTGGGACAATTATATCAAGTAGACTTAGAAACGAAATCACTCACAAGTATTGCCGATTTTGCCGACTATGAATTCCAAAATAATCCTGATGGTAGTGATGTAATTAGTAACCCTTATGCCTTCACAATTCTGGATGATATAGCTTACGTTGTTGATGGGGGCGGAAACACAATATATTCCGTGGGACTTGATGGTAGTGGTATTCAGAACGTAGCCAAATTCCCAGAGAAACTCATATCAGCAGATCAACTCGAATTCCCGACTCTTCCAGAGGGGATAGTAGACCCAACCGGCGGGGCGGAATTACCCCCAGGTTTTACAAGTGCATCTAATGGTCTTCCGGTATCAAACCAATCAGTACCCACAGGTATTGCGATCGCACCCGATGGGAGTTTAACAGTCAGCGAATTTACTTATTTTCCTTATCCAGAAGGTGAAGCACGTATTCATAAAGTTAACCCTGATGATTTATCAATAGAAACCCTTGCTGATGGTTTTACACAACTGACAGGCGTGGCATACGACCCTGAAGGCAATTTGTATGCATTGCAACACCTTGATCAGTCAGAATGGAAAGCCATCGAACAGGGCGGTAATATCATCGGTGATGTTGGTGGTTCTGTGATCAAAATAGCTCCTAATGGCGATCGCACCACTATCTGGAGTGGAGATGGACTAGAGCTAGCTTCCGGCTTAACCTTTGGTCCTGATGGCAATTTATATACCTCAAATAATTCCAGACTCTCAGGAACAGGACAACTGATCAAAATTGATCTGAGCGCGAAGAAAGTTCCCGAACCCACGACTGTACTAGGTCTGATCGCCGCAGCAGCATTCAGCACCACTTCTCTAGCAAAACGCAAACGCAAATTTAGTCATTAG
- a CDS encoding glycosyltransferase family 4 protein has product MHILIYSYNYYPEPIGIAPLMTELAEGLVEQGHQVRVITGMPNYPQRQIYDEYQGKWYLTEEKNGVTIQRSYLRIKSKPNLLDRLLLELSFIFTSLPQALKGQRPDVILLTVPPLLVSLPASLLSWLYNCPVVLNVQDILPEAASCIGLIKSKWMMRSLTFLEKFAYRNAQTISIISEGFRENLVNKGVPNKKIVCIPNWVNINFICPLANKNSSWRLEHQLDGKFVVLYSGNIALTQGLETVVETAVRLRHIKEIVFVIVGESKALKRLQKYCLTCGADNVLLLPLQPREKLPQMLASADIGLIVQKHNVISFNMPSKIPLLLASGSPIVGSVPKNGTAAEVIQLSGGGIVVHPESPEDLANAVLKLYKNPTLAAQLGENGRKFAIEKYSFEQALSRYEELFSDITSKRELTFEILHKLTSKKSLLEN; this is encoded by the coding sequence ATGCATATTTTAATTTATTCTTACAACTATTATCCAGAGCCAATTGGAATTGCCCCTTTAATGACTGAACTAGCAGAAGGGCTAGTAGAGCAAGGTCATCAAGTCCGGGTAATTACAGGAATGCCTAATTATCCTCAGCGCCAAATTTACGATGAATATCAAGGTAAATGGTATTTAACCGAAGAAAAAAATGGTGTCACCATTCAGCGCAGCTATCTGCGAATTAAATCCAAACCCAACCTTCTAGATCGGTTACTGTTAGAGTTGAGCTTCATTTTTACGAGTTTACCACAAGCCCTGAAAGGACAACGACCAGATGTAATTCTCTTAACAGTTCCACCGCTATTGGTTTCTTTACCTGCTAGTTTGCTCAGTTGGCTATATAACTGCCCAGTAGTGCTGAATGTGCAAGATATTCTTCCAGAAGCCGCCTCATGTATCGGGCTAATTAAAAGCAAGTGGATGATGCGATCGCTAACATTCCTCGAAAAATTTGCCTATCGAAATGCACAAACTATTAGCATCATTAGTGAAGGATTTAGAGAGAATTTAGTTAACAAAGGAGTGCCGAATAAAAAAATAGTTTGTATTCCCAATTGGGTTAACATAAATTTCATCTGTCCTTTAGCCAATAAAAATAGCTCCTGGAGATTAGAACATCAACTAGATGGTAAATTTGTCGTACTTTATTCAGGCAACATTGCACTGACACAAGGACTAGAAACAGTAGTAGAAACAGCAGTTCGTTTGCGTCACATTAAAGAAATAGTCTTTGTAATTGTTGGTGAATCAAAAGCATTAAAAAGATTGCAGAAATATTGTTTGACTTGTGGTGCAGATAATGTATTGTTACTGCCCTTGCAACCACGAGAAAAACTACCGCAAATGTTAGCATCAGCAGATATTGGGTTAATTGTGCAGAAGCACAATGTAATTTCATTTAATATGCCTTCAAAAATACCATTACTATTAGCCAGTGGTAGCCCAATAGTAGGTTCAGTCCCGAAAAATGGCACTGCGGCTGAAGTAATTCAACTCAGTGGCGGTGGTATAGTTGTACATCCAGAATCACCTGAAGATTTGGCAAATGCAGTCCTGAAATTATATAAAAATCCGACTTTAGCAGCACAGCTAGGTGAAAATGGTAGAAAATTTGCCATAGAAAAATATTCCTTTGAGCAAGCTTTGAGCCGCTATGAAGAGCTATTCTCTGATATCACATCTAAACGGGAATTAACTTTCGAGATTCTCCACAAATTGACTTCTAAAAAATCACTTCTGGAAAATTGA